In one Microbacterium invictum genomic region, the following are encoded:
- a CDS encoding ABC transporter substrate-binding protein: MLRRTALAATALFAASALVLAGCTASTGPGPTGATGEPDADASVAIRLVLEPGNLDIRQTTGAALDQVLIDNVYQGLVSRTTDQEIVPALASDWEVSDDGLTYTFTLEEGVTFHDGQELTPQDVVWSLQTRKDTPEWADSARLANVSSITADGQTVTLTLAQPDSSLLWNLTGRAGIILKEGDTVDYQTAANGTGPFVLEEWQQGASITLTRNDAYWGDAAGVGEVVFQYIAEDQAAVNAAAAGEVDVLTGFDPNLTEQIEQSGDWTVVLGTATDKSVLAMNSTAAPLDDQRVRQAIRQAIDHDAIVEAVGAGQTLYGPIPEPDPGYEDLSDTAPYDPEAARALLEEAGVEDLELTLTIPADYGTTIPQILVSDFNEVGITLEVDAVDFGVWVNDVYTNKDYELSYVNHAEARDFENWANPDYYFTYDNPEVQDLYEQSLRATDEAEADALLAEAARIVAEDAAADWLFNWAGVSAVAAGINGMPVDSVNARLNLAELTKSDG; encoded by the coding sequence ATGCTTCGCCGCACGGCCCTCGCCGCCACTGCTCTCTTCGCCGCCTCCGCCCTCGTGCTCGCCGGCTGCACCGCCTCCACCGGACCTGGCCCGACGGGCGCGACGGGCGAGCCCGACGCCGACGCCTCGGTCGCGATCCGGCTGGTGCTCGAGCCCGGAAACCTCGACATCCGCCAGACGACCGGCGCCGCCCTCGACCAGGTGCTCATCGACAACGTCTATCAGGGACTGGTATCGCGGACCACCGATCAGGAGATCGTCCCGGCGCTCGCCAGCGACTGGGAGGTTTCGGACGACGGCCTGACCTACACCTTCACGCTCGAGGAGGGCGTCACTTTCCACGATGGCCAGGAGCTGACCCCGCAGGACGTGGTCTGGTCGCTGCAGACCCGCAAGGACACCCCGGAATGGGCGGATTCCGCGCGTCTGGCGAACGTGTCGTCGATCACCGCGGACGGGCAGACCGTCACCCTGACGCTCGCGCAGCCCGACTCGAGCCTGCTGTGGAACCTCACCGGCCGCGCAGGGATCATCCTCAAGGAGGGCGACACCGTCGACTACCAGACGGCGGCCAACGGCACCGGGCCGTTCGTCCTCGAGGAGTGGCAGCAGGGAGCGAGCATCACCCTCACCCGCAACGACGCCTACTGGGGCGACGCCGCGGGCGTCGGCGAAGTGGTCTTCCAGTACATCGCCGAAGACCAGGCCGCGGTGAACGCCGCGGCCGCGGGCGAGGTCGACGTGCTCACCGGGTTCGACCCGAACCTCACCGAGCAGATCGAGCAGAGCGGCGACTGGACCGTCGTGCTCGGCACCGCCACCGACAAGAGCGTGCTGGCGATGAACAGCACCGCCGCACCCCTCGACGACCAGCGCGTGCGCCAGGCAATCCGTCAGGCGATCGATCACGACGCCATCGTCGAGGCGGTCGGTGCCGGGCAGACCCTGTACGGCCCCATCCCCGAGCCCGACCCCGGCTACGAGGACCTCAGCGACACGGCGCCGTACGACCCCGAAGCCGCGCGCGCGCTGCTCGAGGAGGCGGGGGTGGAAGACCTCGAGCTGACCCTCACGATCCCAGCCGACTACGGCACGACCATTCCGCAGATCCTCGTATCAGATTTCAACGAGGTCGGCATCACCCTCGAGGTCGACGCGGTCGACTTCGGCGTGTGGGTGAACGACGTATACACGAACAAAGACTACGAGCTCAGCTACGTGAATCACGCGGAGGCCCGCGACTTCGAGAACTGGGCCAACCCCGACTACTACTTCACGTACGACAACCCCGAGGTGCAGGACCTCTACGAGCAGTCGCTGCGCGCCACGGACGAGGCGGAGGCCGATGCCCTTCTCGCCGAGGCCGCGCGCATCGTCGCCGAGGATGCCGCGGCGGACTGGCTGTTCAATTGGGCCGGCGTGAGCGCGGTCGCCGCGGGCATCAACGGAATGCCCGTGGATAGCGTCAACGCCCGCCTGAACCTTGCAGAGCTGACCAAGAGCGACGGGTGA